One genomic region from Erythrobacter mangrovi encodes:
- a CDS encoding MSCRAMM family protein, which produces MSSRVFVRGAGTVCLITAALGFGLATEKSDHKTKAPPGPEGGGKKRDGRLLRAPLPTPGFGMTTPTGQPIPDSSFSVRSKRSELLGSASTSWAGTLPSTVRPDLPALPVPQTEAPALQLASPADAAEEVQAAQIVTGDVLAFAAQPETSAPPPEPAPAPEQGAEAVSQPAAPAASIEPPAPTSPAEPEAPIPQATEPADVPLAQAEPDASAPAATPAPVESFASVFAIPAPKAASVAEPVLPPQPAPLAPPPPPAEETTSASLPQASEPVLSDERSAQAAPPESNNPAPQIATLAQVAAEPAEPEPLARGPQAPAASAPVAEPKPQPSIQPTTVAVQSTAETAVAERAASVLPPLAALQAAQPGSSPVVLLPVPQRQPALQLAPTRNSAAQTALAEPAPPAPPPPPPLAPVASAMGVPASFAPGTIIQPGRATPTAALVPAARKASTLGLPGNTPQLDPTGAPINPTGAFGGTPGIAYTPAAGEPLIQHQDELILEVRVDGFEEADTIIAYGTRAGLYLPLGAIARILDLAIAVGDEGRYAEGWILGEDRTIAIDIQAGTITIPGKTIPINRVLASDFDGELYLRLDQFSALFPLELKVDLRSQSVRIKTLEPFPFEERRAREARREKLANRAAGRRRDDFERVDLPYEAFSIPTADVELRAVSDSANGERVEGDVLLTGDLGYLSAEAYLSADTKYGLTAARFQVGRQDPDAELLGPLSATSFALGDVSTTSMQLGLRSISGRGITLTNAPSQQTSVFDKVDLRGILPDGYEVELYRNDILVGSTRDAVNGQYEFLQVPVDFGLNVFRLVFFGPQGQRSEVVQRISVGDGRVREGQLVYSLDAAQKGLNLLGVTPPNFVAPGDYGDWRVAGQLAYGLSSGLTTMLGGSWFQSEGEDRWIGTAGVRTSVSGMAVKADFGVANGGAYAFGGGIAGRFGRSAITLSHTEYSGLFPDETKSIGLSFLRRATELDFNTSFNLGDDITGLVVPLTARLRNYVDVDGRNTLLAGFRASTRLSGLLVSNTLDYSRSSGGDLQANTQLFGNFDLATIGRSKTNARVSLGYQLAPQTDLVNASFEINHALDDRTSLRASAGYLFTEDAPVFSISGVREFEKFTLALDGNYNFVDNSYFVGLRLGFGLGRDPVRHDLFVARPGVASSGGASLRAFRDRDGDGTYGPSDELLEGVTFATYNQTAKSGADGVARVNGLGAGRPVSVQLDPTSLPDLDLAPAKPGLEIVPRAGRLQALDFAVIALSEVEGTARFEDATSGRGVSGVRLHLVDEKGKIVAYSKTELDGYFFFERVPPGQYRLQIDPEQVARLQLCPIEQEAVFVGYESSIVSRDIAIDSCATGLIARRQ; this is translated from the coding sequence GTGAGCAGCAGGGTTTTCGTCCGTGGTGCAGGCACGGTCTGCCTGATCACGGCCGCGCTCGGGTTCGGCCTGGCGACCGAGAAGAGCGACCACAAGACCAAGGCACCACCCGGCCCGGAAGGCGGTGGGAAGAAGCGCGATGGCAGGCTCCTGCGGGCACCTTTGCCGACGCCCGGCTTCGGCATGACCACGCCCACGGGGCAGCCGATCCCGGACTCCTCGTTCTCGGTCCGCTCGAAGCGTTCGGAACTGCTGGGTTCTGCCAGCACGAGCTGGGCAGGCACCCTGCCATCAACAGTCCGCCCGGACCTGCCCGCCTTGCCCGTGCCGCAGACCGAAGCTCCGGCACTCCAACTTGCCTCACCCGCTGACGCCGCCGAAGAGGTACAAGCCGCGCAAATCGTGACCGGCGATGTGCTGGCGTTTGCCGCGCAGCCGGAAACGTCTGCGCCGCCGCCCGAACCCGCGCCTGCGCCTGAACAAGGCGCAGAGGCAGTATCGCAACCGGCAGCGCCTGCAGCTTCAATTGAACCGCCCGCCCCCACCTCGCCTGCGGAACCCGAAGCGCCCATTCCACAAGCGACCGAGCCGGCGGACGTTCCTCTGGCGCAAGCGGAGCCTGACGCATCGGCCCCCGCAGCGACACCTGCTCCGGTTGAAAGCTTTGCTTCCGTCTTTGCCATACCGGCGCCCAAAGCAGCATCGGTTGCCGAGCCTGTCTTGCCGCCGCAGCCGGCTCCGCTCGCACCGCCACCACCCCCGGCCGAGGAAACCACCAGTGCCTCGCTGCCGCAAGCGAGCGAACCCGTCCTCAGCGACGAGCGCAGTGCGCAGGCTGCGCCGCCAGAAAGCAACAACCCTGCGCCCCAGATCGCGACTCTAGCACAAGTCGCAGCCGAGCCCGCCGAACCGGAGCCCCTTGCGAGAGGGCCCCAAGCGCCAGCCGCGTCAGCTCCGGTCGCCGAACCCAAGCCGCAACCCTCGATCCAGCCCACCACTGTCGCCGTCCAGTCTACGGCGGAAACCGCCGTTGCCGAGCGCGCCGCGAGTGTGCTGCCGCCGCTGGCCGCCCTGCAAGCCGCGCAGCCAGGCTCCTCTCCGGTTGTGCTGCTCCCCGTCCCCCAGCGCCAACCGGCGCTCCAGCTGGCGCCCACCCGCAATTCGGCGGCGCAAACCGCCTTGGCGGAACCCGCCCCGCCTGCGCCTCCGCCTCCGCCCCCTCTCGCTCCGGTCGCGTCTGCGATGGGAGTTCCCGCCAGCTTTGCCCCAGGCACGATTATCCAACCGGGACGTGCAACTCCGACGGCCGCGCTGGTCCCGGCGGCGCGCAAGGCTTCGACCCTTGGCCTGCCCGGCAACACACCCCAGCTCGATCCGACCGGGGCGCCGATCAACCCAACCGGGGCGTTCGGCGGGACGCCCGGGATTGCCTATACACCCGCCGCGGGCGAACCGCTGATCCAGCATCAGGACGAGCTGATACTCGAAGTTCGTGTCGACGGTTTCGAGGAAGCCGATACGATCATCGCCTACGGCACCCGCGCAGGACTCTATCTGCCGCTGGGGGCCATCGCCCGCATCCTCGACCTCGCGATCGCGGTCGGCGACGAGGGGCGCTATGCCGAGGGCTGGATCCTTGGCGAAGACCGCACGATCGCAATCGACATCCAGGCCGGGACTATCACGATCCCGGGCAAGACCATCCCGATAAACCGTGTGCTGGCGAGCGATTTCGACGGCGAACTTTACCTGCGGCTCGACCAGTTCAGCGCGCTGTTCCCGCTCGAACTCAAGGTCGACCTGCGCTCGCAGTCGGTCCGGATCAAGACACTGGAGCCCTTCCCGTTCGAGGAACGCCGGGCGCGCGAGGCTCGCCGCGAGAAGCTCGCCAACCGTGCCGCTGGTCGGCGCCGCGATGACTTTGAACGGGTCGACCTGCCCTACGAGGCCTTTTCCATTCCCACCGCCGATGTGGAGCTGCGCGCCGTATCGGATTCGGCGAATGGCGAGCGCGTAGAGGGCGACGTATTGCTGACCGGCGACCTGGGATATCTGAGCGCCGAAGCCTATCTCAGCGCCGATACCAAGTACGGCCTGACAGCGGCGCGCTTCCAGGTGGGGCGACAGGATCCCGACGCCGAGCTGCTCGGCCCGCTCTCGGCCACCTCCTTTGCGCTTGGCGATGTGTCGACCACTTCGATGCAGCTGGGCCTGCGTAGCATCTCGGGCCGCGGCATCACGCTGACCAATGCACCGTCGCAACAAACCTCGGTGTTCGACAAGGTCGACCTGCGCGGGATCCTGCCCGACGGCTACGAAGTCGAGCTCTACCGCAACGATATCCTTGTTGGCTCCACCCGCGATGCGGTGAACGGGCAGTATGAATTCCTGCAGGTCCCGGTCGATTTTGGCCTCAACGTGTTCCGGCTGGTGTTCTTCGGGCCTCAGGGTCAGCGTAGCGAAGTGGTCCAGCGGATCAGCGTTGGCGATGGCCGCGTGCGCGAAGGCCAACTGGTCTACAGTCTCGACGCCGCGCAGAAGGGTCTCAACCTGCTCGGCGTCACCCCACCCAATTTCGTGGCGCCCGGGGATTATGGCGATTGGCGGGTCGCGGGCCAGCTGGCCTATGGCCTTAGCTCAGGCCTCACCACCATGCTGGGCGGCTCGTGGTTCCAGAGCGAGGGCGAGGATCGCTGGATCGGTACGGCGGGTGTCCGCACCAGCGTTTCGGGCATGGCGGTGAAGGCCGATTTCGGCGTGGCGAATGGCGGCGCCTATGCATTTGGGGGCGGCATCGCCGGGCGCTTCGGCCGCTCCGCGATTACCCTTAGCCACACCGAATACAGCGGGTTGTTCCCCGACGAGACCAAGTCGATCGGGCTTAGTTTCCTGCGCCGCGCGACCGAGCTTGACTTCAACACCAGCTTCAACCTGGGCGACGACATCACCGGGCTGGTCGTGCCGCTGACCGCGCGGCTGCGCAACTACGTCGATGTCGACGGGCGCAACACGCTGCTCGCGGGCTTCCGTGCCTCGACACGCCTCTCGGGACTGCTCGTCTCGAACACGCTCGACTATTCGCGCTCCAGCGGTGGGGATCTCCAGGCCAATACCCAGCTGTTCGGCAATTTCGACCTTGCCACCATCGGTCGTTCGAAGACCAATGCCCGCGTCTCGCTGGGTTACCAGCTCGCGCCGCAGACCGACCTCGTCAATGCCTCGTTCGAGATCAACCATGCGCTCGATGACCGAACCTCGCTCCGCGCCTCGGCGGGATATCTATTCACCGAAGATGCCCCGGTGTTCAGCATTTCGGGCGTGCGCGAGTTCGAGAAGTTCACGCTGGCACTCGATGGAAACTACAACTTCGTCGACAACAGCTACTTCGTCGGCCTGCGGCTGGGTTTCGGGCTGGGTCGCGATCCCGTGCGGCACGACCTGTTCGTGGCGCGTCCGGGCGTTGCCAGCAGCGGCGGTGCATCGCTGCGCGCCTTCCGCGACCGGGACGGAGACGGCACTTACGGCCCCAGCGACGAACTGCTCGAAGGGGTCACCTTCGCCACCTACAACCAAACGGCGAAGTCGGGCGCGGATGGCGTTGCCCGGGTCAACGGGCTGGGGGCCGGACGCCCGGTTTCGGTGCAGCTCGACCCGACTTCGCTACCCGACCTCGACCTTGCCCCGGCCAAGCCCGGCCTCGAAATCGTTCCGCGCGCAGGTCGCCTGCAGGCGCTCGATTTCGCAGTCATCGCGCTCAGCGAGGTCGAGGGTACGGCGCGCTTCGAAGACGCAACCTCTGGTCGCGGCGTTTCGGGCGTGCGGCTCCACCTGGTCGACGAGAAGGGCAAGATCGTTGCCTATTCGAAGACCGAGCTCGACGGCTACTTCTTCTTCGAGAGGGTTCCGCCGGGGCAGTATCGCCTGCAGATCGATCCCGAACAGGTCGCGCGCCTCCAGCTGTGCCCGATCGAACAGGAAGCCGTATTCGTCGGCTATGAAAGCAGCATCGTCAGCCGCGATATCGCGATCGACAGCTGCGCGACGGGGCTTATCGCACGTCGCCAGTAA
- a CDS encoding patatin-like phospholipase family protein → MLNFILGAVTAIVALISIGLVVFKVFRRGALLFEVEGFYTHVMDGDPGPIIRDVQRDATALEQCRIDDPLSCAIRDAVLCHQQEGEPECNVLLLSGGGQWGAFGAGLFDTLSRQSGPDELALANIGVITGISTGSLQTLMLMVALDPKQTPDMRRYALDRLVWGYSPEHESDVVNNTGLIKVPLFGSAAGTAPLRKRVIEALAPAGDYRLVEAIGASSVAGYAGFVEAERGIFRYADLRELVNKARNMEHATEALAAATMGSSAMPVFHQQLRVAGTDGRPLSLYDGGVRRSVFFDRAMALVDREVRAGMAQRGIMKTDTVTQEAFAEEYRLNAPKVYVVRNGPTARKPDPRLNTSSGPLKNGQRGYDLLVNESEIGAIAALRLSNPYGEILLTTADQYDTFPSDVGENFKKDEMFKPAFMARLRDLGRYKAERDGGPWWPLSRL, encoded by the coding sequence ATGCTGAATTTCATTCTTGGCGCGGTGACGGCGATCGTTGCCCTGATTTCGATCGGGCTGGTCGTTTTCAAGGTCTTCCGGCGCGGGGCGCTGCTGTTCGAGGTCGAAGGCTTCTACACCCACGTGATGGACGGCGATCCCGGGCCGATCATCCGCGACGTGCAACGCGATGCGACCGCGCTCGAACAGTGCCGCATCGACGATCCCCTCTCCTGCGCGATCCGCGATGCGGTGCTGTGCCACCAGCAGGAGGGCGAGCCGGAATGCAACGTGCTGCTACTCTCGGGTGGGGGCCAATGGGGGGCCTTCGGCGCGGGGCTGTTCGATACGCTGAGCCGGCAAAGCGGGCCGGACGAACTGGCGCTTGCCAATATCGGGGTCATTACCGGCATCTCGACCGGCTCGCTTCAGACGCTGATGCTGATGGTCGCGCTCGACCCCAAGCAGACGCCGGACATGCGGCGCTATGCGCTGGACCGGCTGGTGTGGGGCTATTCGCCCGAACACGAGAGCGACGTCGTCAACAACACGGGTCTCATCAAAGTGCCGCTGTTCGGCTCTGCCGCCGGGACCGCGCCGCTGCGCAAGCGGGTCATCGAAGCGTTGGCTCCGGCTGGCGATTACCGGCTGGTCGAAGCGATCGGCGCATCGAGCGTTGCCGGCTACGCCGGCTTCGTCGAGGCAGAGCGCGGCATTTTCCGCTACGCCGACCTGCGCGAACTGGTGAACAAGGCCAGGAACATGGAACATGCGACCGAGGCACTGGCCGCCGCGACCATGGGTTCTTCGGCCATGCCCGTGTTCCACCAGCAACTGCGTGTCGCCGGGACCGATGGCAGGCCGCTGTCGCTCTATGATGGCGGGGTGCGGCGCTCGGTCTTCTTCGATCGCGCCATGGCATTGGTCGACCGCGAAGTCCGTGCCGGTATGGCCCAAAGGGGCATCATGAAGACCGATACGGTGACGCAGGAGGCCTTCGCCGAAGAATACCGCCTGAACGCGCCCAAGGTCTATGTGGTGCGCAACGGCCCGACAGCGCGCAAGCCGGACCCGCGCCTGAACACCAGCTCGGGCCCGCTCAAGAATGGCCAACGCGGCTACGACCTGCTGGTCAACGAAAGCGAGATTGGTGCAATCGCCGCGCTCAGGCTCAGCAATCCCTATGGCGAAATCCTGCTGACCACGGCCGACCAGTACGACACCTTTCCCAGCGACGTTGGCGAGAACTTCAAGAAGGACGAGATGTTCAAGCCGGCCTTCATGGCGCGGCTGCGGGATCTGGGGAGGTACAAGGCGGAGCGCGATGGCGGGCCGTGGTGGCCGCTGAGCAGGCTCTGA
- a CDS encoding phosphoenolpyruvate carboxylase, which yields MPDQPLQTTLAALEERLRTLHARTADTPLFNPVFQLSLDLSRQLETGATTIADLARLIDELEAISLESRAGRLRKLVDPAGVQTRLEKLATAGSDFASFRSFWERPHLHAVFTAHPTFLLSRAQSATVAQAAANGGAIPASPASGRPDITLTYEHECAMAAIAHAQDARDRIVGAALRSASAAWPQQWHELAPLPFRFASWVGYDMDGRTDIKWYTSIAFRLLEKAERLERYAASLEAIDPQHGLLATLRAAQARTAASAADFSGDLSDSSALSAAANRLTAGGPDKLLSLTPLIDQLETEAMSAGTERAVALRTLAAAMRADGLGMGWIHFRVNAKQLHNAIRQRLGDAAGIDLGSRGAVAALRELLAGVEPVSANFASLAVESSTAVRQFLAMAQILKHIDADAPIRMLVAECEQPATVLAALYFARQFGIEDKVDVSPLFETETALEHGGRFLDALLAEEDYRAYARRRGRVSIQTGFSDAGRFVGQIPASLAIERLQGRFAEAMAANGLTDVAALIFDTHGEGMGRGAHPSSFEDRLEWPLSPWTQRRFARAGIRLEPEASFQGGDGYLFFATPELALATLTSIVEFSPAHTDADAPTDPFYRRTDLSLDFYRAIKEHQQRHLASRTYSRAITAFGLGLLNETGSRKSRRQSDLAADRDMNLRQIRAIPHNAILQQLGYPVNVIAGVGSAAESNYEDIAALLDESARGRQIMRLVRAANALASIKTVAAYGELFNSAYWASRPYRGTENHLAESCEALAEYLITDDRNGVFRRLASRLRVDALKLHRLLALVPDDDPHPEREGVRRLIGVLQAVRLALLQHIFLKAVSVPAFSRANDISRTDVLEMVFSLRIEDALAQLRRAYPVSFPRKEDFTLDEPGEYPRGQGEGYAAIRAQYIDPIDDAYRLCLRISTAIANEFGAHG from the coding sequence ATGCCCGACCAGCCGCTCCAGACGACCCTTGCCGCGCTCGAAGAGCGACTGCGGACGCTGCACGCACGCACCGCCGACACGCCGCTGTTCAATCCGGTGTTCCAACTCTCGCTCGACCTTTCGCGCCAGCTCGAGACCGGCGCGACGACCATCGCGGACCTTGCGCGACTGATCGACGAACTGGAGGCGATTTCGCTCGAATCGCGTGCCGGGCGGCTGCGCAAGCTAGTCGATCCCGCGGGGGTCCAAACGCGGCTGGAAAAGCTGGCGACGGCCGGGAGTGATTTCGCGAGCTTCCGCAGCTTCTGGGAACGGCCGCACCTCCACGCGGTCTTCACCGCTCACCCCACCTTCCTGCTCAGCCGCGCGCAGTCTGCCACCGTGGCGCAGGCCGCGGCGAACGGCGGCGCGATCCCTGCCAGCCCGGCCAGCGGACGGCCCGACATCACGCTCACCTATGAGCATGAATGTGCGATGGCGGCGATCGCCCACGCGCAGGATGCGCGCGACCGCATCGTCGGCGCGGCGCTGCGCTCCGCCAGCGCCGCCTGGCCACAGCAGTGGCACGAGCTTGCCCCGCTTCCCTTCCGTTTCGCCAGCTGGGTCGGATACGACATGGACGGGCGGACCGATATCAAGTGGTACACGTCGATCGCCTTCCGCCTGCTGGAGAAGGCCGAGCGGCTGGAGCGCTATGCCGCTTCGCTAGAAGCAATCGATCCGCAGCACGGACTGCTGGCGACCTTGCGCGCGGCGCAGGCGCGAACCGCGGCGAGCGCTGCCGACTTCTCGGGTGATCTCTCCGATTCCAGCGCCTTGTCGGCCGCGGCCAATCGGCTGACCGCCGGTGGTCCGGACAAACTGCTGTCCTTGACGCCGCTGATCGACCAGCTTGAAACCGAAGCGATGTCGGCCGGGACCGAGCGTGCGGTCGCACTCCGCACGTTGGCCGCGGCGATGCGCGCCGATGGATTGGGCATGGGCTGGATCCATTTCCGGGTGAACGCCAAGCAGCTGCACAATGCCATTCGCCAGCGGTTGGGCGATGCGGCGGGCATCGATCTTGGCAGTCGCGGCGCCGTTGCCGCGCTGCGCGAATTGCTCGCCGGGGTCGAACCGGTCAGCGCCAACTTCGCCAGCCTCGCGGTCGAAAGCTCGACCGCCGTACGCCAGTTCCTCGCCATGGCGCAGATCCTCAAGCATATCGATGCCGATGCGCCGATCCGCATGCTGGTGGCCGAATGCGAACAGCCCGCCACTGTGCTCGCGGCGCTCTATTTCGCGCGCCAGTTCGGGATCGAGGACAAGGTTGATGTTTCGCCGCTGTTCGAGACCGAGACTGCACTGGAGCATGGCGGCCGCTTCCTCGATGCTCTGCTCGCAGAGGAAGACTATCGCGCCTATGCCCGTCGGCGGGGGCGGGTCTCGATCCAGACCGGTTTTTCCGATGCCGGCCGCTTCGTCGGCCAGATCCCGGCGAGCCTGGCGATCGAACGCCTGCAGGGCCGCTTTGCCGAGGCCATGGCGGCCAATGGGCTGACCGATGTCGCCGCGCTGATCTTCGACACCCATGGCGAGGGGATGGGGCGCGGCGCGCATCCTTCCAGCTTCGAGGACCGGCTGGAATGGCCGCTGTCGCCCTGGACGCAGCGCCGCTTCGCCCGGGCGGGGATCCGGCTCGAACCCGAAGCGAGTTTCCAGGGCGGCGATGGCTATCTGTTCTTCGCTACGCCCGAACTGGCGCTCGCCACGCTGACCAGCATTGTCGAATTCAGCCCAGCCCACACCGATGCCGATGCGCCGACCGACCCCTTCTATCGCCGGACCGACCTCAGCCTCGATTTCTACCGCGCGATCAAGGAGCACCAGCAGCGCCATCTGGCGAGCCGCACCTACAGCCGCGCGATTACTGCCTTCGGCCTTGGCCTGCTCAACGAAACCGGCAGTCGCAAGTCGCGTCGCCAATCGGACCTTGCCGCCGATCGCGACATGAACCTGCGCCAGATCCGGGCAATCCCGCACAATGCCATCCTCCAGCAGCTCGGCTATCCGGTGAACGTCATCGCCGGGGTCGGCAGCGCGGCGGAAAGCAATTACGAGGATATTGCCGCACTACTCGATGAAAGCGCGCGCGGACGGCAGATCATGCGCTTGGTGCGCGCAGCCAACGCGCTTGCCAGCATCAAGACCGTCGCTGCCTATGGCGAGCTGTTCAATTCGGCCTATTGGGCCAGCCGCCCCTATCGCGGGACCGAAAACCACCTCGCCGAATCCTGCGAGGCGCTGGCCGAATACTTGATCACCGACGATCGCAACGGGGTGTTCCGACGGCTCGCTTCGCGCCTGCGGGTCGATGCGCTCAAGCTCCATCGGCTGCTCGCGCTGGTGCCTGATGACGATCCTCACCCCGAGCGTGAAGGTGTCCGCCGGTTGATCGGTGTGCTGCAGGCCGTGCGCCTCGCCCTGCTGCAGCACATCTTCCTCAAGGCCGTGTCGGTTCCGGCGTTCAGCCGTGCCAATGACATCAGCCGCACCGACGTCCTCGAGATGGTCTTCTCGCTGCGGATCGAGGATGCGTTGGCGCAGCTTCGGCGCGCCTATCCGGTGAGCTTCCCGCGCAAGGAGGATTTCACGCTCGATGAACCGGGTGAGTATCCGCGTGGACAGGGAGAGGGCTACGCCGCGATCCGGGCACAATACATCGATCCGATCGACGACGCCTATCGCCTGTGCCTGCGTATCTCGACCGCGATCGCCAATGAGTTCGGCGCGCATGGCTGA
- the mtnP gene encoding S-methyl-5'-thioadenosine phosphorylase, with amino-acid sequence MSDWTIGIIGGSGLYAMDALEDAQWIKVNSPWGEPSDEILCGTIGHVRVRFLPRHGRGHRILPSSLNARANIDALKRAGCTDILAISAVGSLSEELPPGRFVTVDQFIDNTKGRPSTFFGDGFVAHVSMAEPVCTRLSKHAAKAVAAAGGECSEGATYLAMEGPQFSSRAESKLYRHWGAEVVGMTGMPEAKLAREAELPYALLAMVTDWDSWRDNEASVDVAEVIAQMNKNAAIARKAVEVFCKGLPKKRNPSPIDHALTDAVITAPEHHDKELLTKLDAVAGRLLHPG; translated from the coding sequence ATGAGCGACTGGACCATCGGCATCATTGGCGGATCGGGCCTCTACGCGATGGATGCGCTGGAAGATGCGCAGTGGATCAAGGTCAACTCGCCGTGGGGCGAACCCTCGGACGAGATCCTGTGCGGCACCATCGGCCATGTCAGGGTGCGTTTCCTGCCGCGTCATGGACGGGGGCATCGCATCCTGCCATCGTCGCTCAATGCGCGGGCGAATATCGATGCACTCAAGCGCGCCGGGTGCACCGATATCCTGGCGATCAGCGCGGTGGGCTCGCTGTCGGAAGAACTCCCGCCTGGGCGCTTCGTCACCGTCGACCAGTTCATCGACAATACCAAGGGCCGTCCCTCGACTTTCTTCGGCGATGGCTTCGTCGCGCATGTCAGTATGGCGGAACCGGTCTGCACGCGCCTGTCCAAGCACGCCGCCAAGGCGGTTGCCGCAGCCGGCGGTGAATGCAGCGAGGGAGCGACCTACCTCGCGATGGAAGGCCCGCAATTCTCCAGCCGTGCGGAGAGCAAGCTCTATCGCCACTGGGGCGCCGAAGTGGTCGGCATGACCGGCATGCCCGAGGCGAAACTGGCGCGCGAGGCGGAGCTGCCTTACGCCCTGCTGGCCATGGTCACCGACTGGGACAGCTGGCGCGACAACGAAGCGAGCGTCGACGTCGCCGAAGTCATCGCGCAGATGAACAAGAATGCGGCCATCGCGCGCAAGGCGGTCGAGGTCTTCTGCAAGGGCCTGCCCAAGAAGCGCAATCCCTCGCCGATCGACCACGCCTTGACTGATGCGGTAATCACCGCGCCCGAACACCACGACAAGGAGCTGTTGACCAAGCTCGACGCGGTGGCTGGTCGCCTGCTTCACCCGGGCTGA